A stretch of the Pedobacter sp. MC2016-14 genome encodes the following:
- a CDS encoding N-acetylneuraminate synthase family protein, giving the protein MKNTEEEVYIIGEIGQNHNGSVDIAKLIIELVSRPVTEDNFGLSLKPMNAIKLTKRDLKEELTDTQMNRIYDSPHAFGKTYGEHREFLELNDEQHFEIYQYAKSKGLEFVETLCAIGCLSLLKLFTPNYLKVASRDLTNLPLLAAMAETKIPIILSTGMAGKKELDEALDVITKSHSDISILHCVSQYPTHPDNLNLKTITYLQKHYGQYNIGFSDHTIGISAPVVAVGMGAKMIEKHITIDRHMKGTDQLGSLGPDGVYRMLRDIRIAEKWMGVEDIYIEKDVLSAKVKLERSLAAKHDLLPGDVIKEEDLCLLSPGDGYKWSQRAELIGKVVKTKVLENELIYPDFV; this is encoded by the coding sequence ATGAAAAATACAGAAGAAGAAGTTTACATCATTGGTGAAATCGGTCAAAATCACAATGGCTCTGTAGATATCGCCAAATTGATTATTGAACTCGTTTCAAGACCTGTAACTGAAGATAATTTTGGCTTAAGTTTAAAGCCGATGAACGCAATTAAACTGACCAAAAGAGATTTGAAAGAAGAATTGACAGATACGCAAATGAACCGCATCTACGATTCACCACATGCTTTTGGAAAAACATATGGTGAGCACCGTGAGTTTTTGGAATTAAATGACGAGCAGCATTTCGAGATCTACCAGTATGCTAAAAGTAAAGGTCTTGAGTTTGTAGAAACGCTTTGTGCAATTGGCTGTCTTTCTTTGTTGAAATTATTTACACCAAACTATTTAAAAGTTGCCAGCCGCGACCTAACAAATCTCCCGCTGCTTGCTGCAATGGCAGAAACAAAAATACCTATTATTCTCTCCACTGGTATGGCCGGGAAAAAGGAATTAGACGAAGCTTTGGATGTCATTACAAAATCTCATTCAGACATCTCCATTTTACACTGTGTGTCGCAGTACCCAACCCATCCGGATAACCTGAACCTGAAAACAATTACTTACCTGCAAAAACACTATGGTCAATATAATATTGGATTTTCAGATCATACCATTGGGATTTCTGCACCCGTTGTTGCCGTGGGCATGGGCGCAAAAATGATTGAGAAACACATTACCATAGACCGGCATATGAAAGGGACCGACCAATTAGGCTCTTTAGGTCCTGATGGCGTATACAGAATGCTGCGTGACATCCGTATTGCCGAAAAGTGGATGGGCGTAGAAGATATTTATATCGAGAAAGATGTCCTGTCTGCAAAAGTTAAGCTGGAGCGTTCTTTGGCTGCCAAACACGATTTGCTCCCAGGTGATGTCATTAAAGAAGAAGACTTATGTTTATTAAGTCCAGGAGATGGGTACAAATGGAGTCAAAGGGCCGAACTAATTGGTAAGGTAGTTAAAACCAAAGTTTTGGAAAATGAATTGATCTATCCTGACTTTGTTTAA
- the gmd gene encoding GDP-mannose 4,6-dehydratase: protein MKVALITGVTGQDGAYLAEFLLKKGYFVHGLKRRSSLFNTDRIDHLYQDQHDHGVNFKLHFGDLTDSTNLIRIIQETQPDEIYNLAAMSHVHVSFEMPEYTANADGIGTLRLLEAIRILGLEKKTRIYQASTSELYGLVQAVPQSETTPFYPRSPYAVAKMYGYWITVNYREAYDMFACNGILFNHESPLRGETFVTRKITRAASKIALGLQKCLYLGNLSAQRDWGHAKDYIEAMWLILQQEKAEDFVIATGVTTTVRDFVKMAFAEMGIEVEFSGKDENERGVIIDVDQEMVAKLGLNADALHLGQEVVRVDPKYFRPTEVDLLLGDPTKSKTQLGWEPKYDLPALVKDMMQADLLLMKKDEHLKQGGFKTLNNFE from the coding sequence ATGAAAGTTGCCTTAATTACAGGAGTTACAGGTCAGGATGGGGCCTACCTGGCAGAATTTTTATTAAAAAAGGGATATTTTGTCCATGGTTTAAAAAGAAGATCTTCTCTTTTCAATACCGACAGAATAGATCACCTGTACCAGGATCAGCACGATCATGGGGTAAACTTTAAACTTCATTTTGGCGACTTAACAGATTCCACCAACCTGATCCGCATCATTCAGGAAACACAGCCAGACGAAATTTACAACCTCGCAGCCATGAGCCATGTGCATGTGAGTTTCGAGATGCCGGAATACACCGCTAATGCAGATGGTATTGGTACATTAAGGCTCTTAGAAGCCATCCGGATTTTAGGCCTGGAAAAAAAGACCCGTATTTACCAAGCTTCCACTTCAGAATTATACGGATTGGTACAAGCAGTTCCACAAAGTGAAACCACACCTTTCTATCCCCGTTCTCCGTATGCGGTAGCTAAAATGTATGGCTATTGGATTACTGTCAATTACCGTGAAGCTTATGACATGTTTGCCTGCAATGGAATCCTGTTTAACCATGAGAGTCCGTTAAGAGGGGAAACTTTTGTTACGCGTAAAATTACCCGCGCGGCATCTAAAATTGCCCTTGGTTTGCAAAAATGTTTATATCTAGGTAACCTGTCGGCACAGCGCGATTGGGGCCATGCCAAAGATTACATTGAAGCCATGTGGCTGATTTTGCAGCAGGAAAAAGCAGAAGATTTTGTCATTGCTACGGGTGTAACTACAACGGTTAGAGATTTTGTGAAAATGGCCTTTGCAGAAATGGGTATCGAAGTAGAATTCAGCGGAAAAGACGAAAATGAAAGAGGTGTAATTATAGATGTAGATCAGGAGATGGTTGCAAAGTTAGGCTTAAATGCTGATGCCTTACACCTTGGACAAGAAGTAGTGCGTGTAGATCCAAAATATTTCCGTCCTACTGAAGTTGACTTGCTTCTGGGAGATCCTACCAAATCCAAAACCCAATTGGGCTGGGAGCCAAAATACGATTTACCAGCCTTGGTAAAAGACATGATGCAGGCAGATTTATTGCTCATGAAAAAAGATGAGCACCTAAAACAAGGTGGCTTTAAGACCTTAAATAATTTCGAGTAA
- a CDS encoding HAD family hydrolase, whose product MLPKLIITDIDGVWTDGSMYYDQTGNELKRFHTYDSAGVVFAQLLHIPVVIITGEDTEIVSRRAKKIKVDYLFQGVKNKVEVIQTLLTELQLSFEDCAYIGDDINDALLLQKVGFSSCPANAPDYIKKMVHYVTLKQGGQGAFREFVEYILSSNNAFEDVLKLAVSRHEKSN is encoded by the coding sequence ATGCTTCCAAAATTAATTATAACAGATATAGACGGTGTATGGACAGATGGAAGTATGTATTACGACCAGACAGGTAACGAACTTAAGCGATTTCATACCTATGATAGTGCCGGTGTAGTTTTTGCCCAGCTGTTACATATTCCGGTTGTAATTATCACCGGAGAGGATACCGAAATCGTGAGCAGGCGAGCAAAGAAGATTAAAGTTGATTACCTTTTTCAGGGTGTAAAGAACAAGGTAGAGGTCATTCAAACCTTACTTACAGAGCTGCAATTAAGTTTTGAAGACTGTGCTTATATCGGAGACGACATTAACGATGCACTGTTACTTCAAAAGGTAGGTTTTAGTTCCTGCCCCGCAAATGCGCCAGACTATATTAAAAAAATGGTGCATTATGTTACCCTTAAACAAGGGGGGCAGGGTGCTTTCAGGGAATTTGTGGAATATATCCTCAGCAGTAACAATGCATTTGAAGATGTGCTCAAGTTAGCGGTTTCACGTCATGAAAAGTCAAACTAA
- a CDS encoding glycosyltransferase family 4 protein, translating into MLEKKIKVFLGGYTNYVNAQNLNCRALAEHLDKRKFGVYTLALYNGQLSDMPSTAGLKVFKCFRPVRLSQYLGFLWGIWHCDVAYLPKDDLWKFNRFLLRLLKKKSFSTIEVILEPVIYHTLLAKHVNREMFLQSKRYFSRLFSITHYMSRFNYDVCGLKTENEVLFLGVNAKLSPKTTMVPKLEKVIMIGNDLVRKGISDYLELSKSFPDLTFVVVGSGNGQIDIDQEIQKNGIRNVIYKGMLGSAALSDLLQTVDLHILPSRSEGFPKVVLETASAGIPSVLYADYGADEWVENNKNGWIVNTIAEMADRIRKLQNEPAMLSAASRSAVELAKTFDWKIKILQWERVIMDIHE; encoded by the coding sequence ATGTTGGAGAAGAAAATTAAGGTTTTTTTAGGCGGTTATACCAACTACGTCAATGCCCAGAATCTCAACTGCCGTGCATTGGCAGAGCACCTGGATAAAAGAAAGTTTGGGGTGTATACCTTAGCATTGTATAACGGGCAGCTTTCAGACATGCCTTCAACTGCCGGACTAAAGGTTTTTAAGTGCTTCAGACCTGTTCGCCTATCGCAATACCTTGGTTTTCTATGGGGCATATGGCACTGTGATGTAGCTTATTTACCTAAAGACGATCTTTGGAAATTTAACAGGTTTTTGCTTAGGCTGTTAAAGAAAAAGAGTTTCTCAACCATAGAAGTTATTTTAGAGCCGGTAATCTACCATACTTTACTTGCAAAGCATGTTAACCGGGAGATGTTTCTTCAATCAAAGCGCTATTTTTCCAGGTTGTTTAGCATCACACATTATATGTCCAGATTTAATTATGACGTTTGCGGATTAAAAACCGAAAATGAAGTGTTATTTCTGGGGGTAAATGCCAAACTGAGCCCAAAAACTACAATGGTACCTAAATTGGAGAAAGTAATCATGATTGGTAATGATTTGGTAAGAAAGGGCATCTCAGATTATTTAGAACTCTCTAAAAGTTTTCCCGACTTAACATTTGTTGTTGTTGGCAGTGGAAATGGACAAATTGATATAGATCAGGAGATTCAGAAAAATGGAATCCGCAATGTCATTTATAAAGGCATGTTAGGATCAGCAGCACTTAGCGATTTGTTACAAACTGTAGATTTACACATTCTGCCTTCCCGGTCAGAGGGTTTTCCAAAAGTAGTTTTGGAGACTGCTTCAGCTGGTATTCCATCTGTTTTATATGCTGATTATGGGGCAGATGAATGGGTTGAAAATAACAAAAATGGCTGGATAGTAAACACCATAGCTGAGATGGCCGATAGGATAAGAAAACTGCAAAATGAGCCTGCCATGCTATCCGCTGCTTCCAGGTCGGCTGTGGAACTGGCTAAAACATTTGATTGGAAAATTAAAATCCTGCAATGGGAAAGGGTAATCATGGACATACATGAGTAG
- a CDS encoding nucleotidyltransferase family protein encodes MLPTQTLLKKFGTEKTLVILISRVYFKTLSAVEVQNFIDVQKFDWELCYLFIRRHGIRTFIYHSIQASGMIMPEDFLKKLKGDLMALSMTNLHQQKYLVELVRELTAAGIPVIPYKGISFAKAYYKSPSMRESSDIDLMINRRSVKPALKYFKRKGMPFKSGWEIPDEWLPYYLKIAKDLELKTPAVNNAMKCTVEIQWKLTELHMGSFPEFDFFIQGLEKNEQLNKGNGYPRLQPAYDFLCMASNHFIREPLMRFKYVIDTACLLQTAGDSIDGVLIHKTLKKYGHQRIVNASLSAIEELLGISNAQLPFDNIPDNELSNVATAYPVVKNTEKGNEHYPFFLNFQDSSWNKMKAQLRTLYYYVVPTASDIRYFKLPAVALPLLFIFRPFRLFFKLFAK; translated from the coding sequence ATGCTGCCTACACAAACCCTCCTTAAAAAATTCGGAACCGAAAAAACACTGGTGATCCTGATTTCGAGGGTTTACTTTAAAACCCTCAGCGCAGTTGAGGTTCAGAATTTTATTGATGTCCAAAAATTCGATTGGGAACTTTGCTACCTGTTCATACGCAGGCATGGTATTCGAACCTTTATCTATCATAGTATTCAGGCCTCTGGCATGATCATGCCAGAGGATTTTTTAAAAAAACTGAAGGGGGATTTGATGGCTTTGAGTATGACTAATCTTCATCAGCAAAAGTATCTGGTAGAACTGGTGAGGGAACTGACCGCCGCAGGCATTCCTGTTATTCCTTATAAAGGTATTTCTTTTGCAAAAGCATACTACAAATCTCCTTCCATGCGCGAGAGCAGTGATATTGACCTGATGATCAACAGAAGATCAGTTAAGCCTGCACTAAAGTACTTTAAGCGGAAAGGCATGCCCTTTAAAAGCGGCTGGGAGATTCCTGACGAATGGTTACCCTATTACCTGAAGATTGCCAAGGACCTGGAACTGAAAACACCCGCGGTAAACAATGCCATGAAATGTACGGTTGAGATTCAATGGAAGCTCACCGAATTACATATGGGCTCTTTTCCTGAGTTCGACTTTTTTATTCAGGGCCTGGAAAAGAACGAGCAATTGAATAAGGGTAATGGATACCCAAGGTTGCAACCGGCCTATGATTTCCTTTGTATGGCATCTAACCACTTTATCCGGGAACCCCTGATGCGTTTTAAATATGTGATAGATACAGCTTGCCTGCTACAAACTGCCGGCGACAGCATTGACGGTGTCCTTATCCATAAAACCCTGAAAAAATATGGACACCAGCGTATCGTGAATGCGTCACTTTCTGCCATTGAAGAACTTTTAGGGATCAGCAATGCGCAACTCCCTTTTGACAATATTCCTGACAATGAGCTTTCAAATGTAGCAACAGCTTATCCAGTGGTAAAAAATACGGAGAAAGGAAATGAACATTACCCCTTCTTTTTGAACTTTCAGGATAGCAGCTGGAACAAAATGAAAGCGCAGTTGAGGACTTTGTATTATTATGTGGTACCTACAGCATCTGACATCAGGTACTTCAAACTACCCGCAGTTGCCCTTCCCTTATTATTTATTTTCAGGCCTTTTCGTTTGTTTTTTAAATTGTTTGCTAAGTAG
- a CDS encoding polysaccharide biosynthesis/export family protein — MKNIFYLFIIIAIFSSCKGYKEVAYFQDLKGQVQIDEDITKYPPIKIQRDDILDITVTSRNPEATALYNANAATSSSSSGGKTSSGGGASGYLVDQNGTIQLPSLGAVKIEGLTTAEARGLIQDKLTTYLKEPIVNLRLTNFKISIIGDVASPGVYNIQGEKVTVIEALSMAGDLNITAIRKNVLLVRENAGKRQYVRINLNEKEIFNSPYFYLQPNDALYIQPSNAKYATVDTFTRNIGIALSVISIGLVILTQF, encoded by the coding sequence ATGAAGAACATTTTCTACCTTTTTATCATCATAGCCATTTTTAGTTCATGTAAAGGTTATAAGGAAGTCGCTTACTTTCAAGACTTAAAAGGGCAAGTCCAGATAGACGAAGACATCACAAAATACCCCCCTATCAAAATTCAGCGGGACGATATTTTAGACATTACGGTAACCAGCCGTAATCCGGAAGCTACCGCATTATACAATGCCAATGCAGCTACTTCAAGTTCCTCTTCTGGTGGTAAAACTTCCTCCGGTGGCGGCGCTTCGGGTTATTTAGTCGATCAAAATGGAACCATACAATTGCCTTCTCTTGGTGCAGTAAAAATAGAAGGATTAACCACAGCAGAAGCAAGGGGCCTAATTCAGGACAAACTAACTACTTACTTAAAAGAGCCTATTGTGAATTTGAGGTTGACTAACTTTAAAATCTCAATCATTGGTGATGTTGCAAGTCCCGGTGTTTATAATATACAGGGAGAAAAGGTTACCGTAATTGAGGCTTTAAGTATGGCGGGAGACTTGAATATCACTGCCATACGGAAAAATGTTTTACTGGTTCGCGAAAACGCAGGAAAAAGGCAGTACGTAAGAATAAACTTGAATGAAAAAGAAATATTTAATTCACCTTATTTTTATTTGCAGCCCAATGATGCGCTATACATACAGCCCAGCAACGCCAAGTATGCCACTGTCGATACTTTTACAAGAAATATAGGTATTGCACTTTCTGTTATTTCTATTGGCTTAGTCATCCTTACACAGTTTTAG
- a CDS encoding polysaccharide biosynthesis tyrosine autokinase: MSTIEENSGAEKSLNFSKDQVLNIREIIGNYIFHWPVFVLAVVICLSVAYTYLRYTQPLYQISSTLLIKDQKKNNGAEILNQLDHTGGSQKDVESEVEILKSRTLMNQVVERLNLNVSYTSEGRLISTDAYETKPISLTPVKFNKAWLNTKLQLSFPGKNTYLLKDLVSGKHISGEMGILQQNLFGLYRIDRVNDTKINNAEHFIVTVSAVEDVVGGYMGGLTVEPKTFRSNVLDLGYTTTVVKKGEDILNTLVQVYNEASLKDKNRATDRTIQFINERIVPLNGELTDVEKSVENFKSSQGLTDITTQAEMYTDNVKENQLRLEEINLKLAEIDDIQRYVSSGSAQEKLPSTLSILDPVLNSQVAQLNTLQLQKVQLLSTTQEANPIMDPLNRQIETTQANIRASIKNIKQILLNSKAQLAGTGTTNQGSIKKIPGQERQFISIQRQQKIKEELYLYLLQKKEETALTYASAVADSRLIDPAIGSRGPIKPKKQIIYMVAFLVGLILPVVYIHAKDLLNNRIGSVADINKGTSAPLLSELVFHEGKEAVVVTEGNRSAIAEQFRALRTNLKYIRGKKTDDLGNVTLFTSNISGEGKSFVSTNLAAVLAVSGRKTVLLELDLRKPKITQYLNLPSKAGLSNYLIGQAKYEDILQESGVHPNLFVLGSGPIPPNPSELLIEGEIDVLIAYLKENFDEIIIDCPPIGLVTDAQILSRFADLTLYVLRHDFTLKSLLTQVDKLYRQQKFPKLNLILNGIKADGRNGYGYGYGYYGSDLKANSFSLKSALRKFFKRF, from the coding sequence ATGTCAACTATTGAAGAAAATTCCGGGGCAGAAAAAAGTTTGAATTTTTCTAAGGACCAGGTTTTAAATATCCGTGAGATTATAGGCAATTATATTTTTCATTGGCCCGTTTTTGTTTTAGCCGTTGTAATCTGTTTATCGGTTGCTTACACTTACCTTCGTTACACGCAGCCCTTATATCAAATTAGTTCAACATTACTGATTAAGGATCAGAAAAAAAATAACGGTGCAGAGATTTTAAATCAGTTAGACCATACTGGAGGTTCGCAGAAGGATGTAGAGAGTGAAGTGGAAATTTTGAAATCGCGTACCTTGATGAACCAGGTGGTGGAGCGCTTAAATTTAAATGTATCATATACCTCAGAGGGCAGGTTAATTAGCACAGATGCTTATGAAACTAAACCCATTAGCTTAACGCCGGTTAAATTCAACAAGGCATGGTTAAATACAAAATTGCAACTTTCTTTTCCCGGAAAAAATACCTATTTGCTTAAAGACCTCGTCTCAGGAAAACATATTAGTGGAGAAATGGGCATTCTTCAGCAAAATTTGTTTGGGCTATACAGAATAGATAGGGTAAATGACACCAAAATAAACAATGCTGAGCATTTCATCGTCACTGTGTCTGCAGTAGAAGATGTGGTGGGTGGATACATGGGAGGTTTAACTGTTGAACCCAAAACTTTTCGCTCTAATGTATTGGATCTTGGCTACACCACTACGGTAGTTAAAAAAGGAGAAGACATTCTAAATACCCTGGTGCAGGTTTACAACGAGGCCTCACTTAAAGACAAAAACAGGGCAACAGACCGTACCATTCAGTTTATCAATGAACGGATTGTTCCGCTTAATGGAGAGTTAACTGACGTAGAAAAAAGTGTAGAAAATTTCAAAAGTAGTCAGGGCTTAACAGACATCACCACTCAGGCCGAGATGTATACAGATAATGTAAAAGAGAACCAACTCAGGCTTGAGGAAATTAACCTCAAGCTTGCCGAAATTGATGACATACAGCGTTACGTTAGTTCTGGCTCTGCTCAGGAGAAACTGCCATCTACTTTAAGTATCCTCGATCCGGTGTTAAATAGTCAGGTTGCCCAGCTCAATACGCTGCAATTGCAAAAAGTTCAATTGTTAAGTACCACTCAGGAGGCAAATCCAATCATGGATCCGCTCAATAGGCAAATTGAAACTACCCAGGCGAATATCCGGGCAAGCATAAAGAACATCAAACAAATCCTATTAAATTCAAAAGCACAATTGGCGGGTACTGGTACTACCAATCAGGGCTCAATCAAAAAGATTCCTGGTCAGGAGCGACAGTTCATCAGCATTCAGCGCCAACAAAAAATAAAAGAGGAACTGTATCTGTACCTTTTGCAGAAGAAAGAGGAAACTGCCTTAACTTATGCCTCAGCTGTAGCAGACAGCCGCCTTATTGACCCCGCTATCGGCTCCCGCGGACCTATCAAGCCTAAAAAGCAAATCATTTATATGGTTGCCTTTTTAGTGGGGCTTATCCTGCCTGTGGTATATATCCACGCTAAAGATCTGCTTAACAATAGAATCGGTAGTGTAGCTGATATCAACAAAGGCACTTCTGCCCCATTATTGTCTGAGTTGGTATTCCATGAGGGCAAAGAGGCAGTTGTGGTTACTGAAGGAAACAGAAGCGCCATTGCAGAGCAATTCAGGGCTTTACGTACCAATCTGAAATATATCCGTGGCAAGAAAACTGATGATTTGGGGAATGTTACCCTTTTTACTTCCAACATTTCAGGCGAAGGGAAAAGTTTTGTATCCACCAACCTGGCAGCTGTTCTGGCAGTTAGTGGCCGTAAAACAGTATTGCTCGAACTCGATTTGCGTAAACCTAAAATCACACAATACCTTAACCTGCCATCAAAAGCAGGTTTAAGTAATTACCTGATCGGGCAAGCTAAATATGAAGATATCCTTCAGGAATCCGGTGTTCATCCCAATTTATTTGTTTTGGGATCTGGCCCTATACCGCCAAATCCATCAGAATTGCTGATCGAAGGAGAAATAGACGTACTCATAGCCTATTTAAAAGAAAATTTTGACGAAATCATCATTGACTGTCCGCCTATAGGGCTGGTAACCGATGCTCAGATTCTTTCGCGTTTCGCAGACCTTACGCTGTATGTATTACGTCATGATTTCACGCTTAAATCTTTGCTTACCCAGGTAGATAAACTTTATAGGCAACAAAAATTCCCTAAATTAAACCTGATTCTTAATGGTATTAAAGCTGATGGAAGAAATGGTTACGGTTATGGTTACGGATATTATGGAAGTGATTTGAAGGCAAATTCATTTAGCTTAAAGTCAGCTCTTCGCAAATTTTTTAAACGGTTTTAA
- a CDS encoding DUF4142 domain-containing protein, with the protein MKTTNFITTCITAACLLAACQSPEQRSTDQKDGLTPKKELDSLQKNNESPEQKKAEGNDSQRAETYKSDADEDGAIFMKTAAIGGMMEVQSGQYALKTTKNADVKAFAQQMVTDHTKANAELKALATDLKIILPDEYPADQKKHLDMMMTMKGSEFDKHYMDMMLNDHVKTLDLFKAAQNNKNEKIKNFAKKTLPVLEKHHAKAKEIDAKIK; encoded by the coding sequence ATGAAAACGACAAACTTTATTACAACTTGTATTACAGCAGCTTGCCTGCTGGCCGCTTGCCAAAGTCCTGAGCAACGTTCTACCGATCAAAAAGATGGGTTAACACCAAAAAAAGAATTGGATAGCCTTCAAAAAAACAATGAAAGTCCTGAGCAAAAGAAAGCTGAAGGTAACGACAGTCAGCGGGCGGAAACTTATAAATCTGATGCTGATGAAGATGGGGCAATTTTTATGAAAACTGCAGCCATAGGCGGAATGATGGAAGTGCAAAGTGGACAATACGCTTTAAAAACCACTAAAAATGCTGATGTCAAAGCGTTTGCACAGCAAATGGTCACAGACCATACCAAAGCGAATGCAGAATTAAAAGCTCTGGCAACCGACCTCAAAATCATTTTGCCCGACGAATATCCTGCTGACCAGAAAAAGCACCTGGATATGATGATGACGATGAAAGGAAGCGAATTTGACAAGCATTATATGGACATGATGCTGAACGACCATGTGAAAACGCTGGATCTTTTTAAGGCTGCGCAAAACAATAAAAACGAGAAAATTAAAAACTTTGCAAAAAAAACACTGCCTGTTTTAGAAAAACACCATGCAAAAGCGAAAGAGATCGATGCAAAAATCAAATAA
- a CDS encoding cytidylyltransferase domain-containing protein, producing the protein MFNEEGNQELTSKPCFMVQARMGSTRLPNKMTLNFFEGRNLFELILSKLKDNFPEIPIVIATSTMPQNDILAAIAVNKGCEVYRGSENDVLERFINAADQLGYNKIIRVCADNPFLDVLEIGRLLAHLSHNPTDDYIGFMVNGTPGIKTHFGFWVEYVTLHALKMVSGKTAEPLFKEHVTNYIYGHPESFKVKFIPANQRLEGRVDIRMTLDTPEDFEILSQLYARLTSTYGAVFGIAQIVDFLDTHVGYKQKMSAQIGQNLK; encoded by the coding sequence TTGTTTAACGAGGAAGGCAATCAGGAGCTTACCAGCAAACCCTGTTTTATGGTTCAGGCCAGGATGGGCTCAACCCGCCTGCCAAATAAGATGACCTTAAACTTTTTTGAGGGCCGCAATTTATTCGAGCTTATCCTCTCTAAATTAAAAGATAACTTCCCGGAGATACCCATCGTTATTGCAACGTCTACCATGCCTCAAAATGACATTCTTGCTGCTATAGCGGTAAACAAGGGATGCGAAGTTTACAGAGGGAGTGAAAATGATGTTTTAGAAAGATTTATAAATGCGGCAGATCAGTTGGGTTACAACAAAATTATACGGGTTTGTGCAGATAACCCCTTCCTTGATGTCCTGGAAATCGGTCGCCTGCTCGCTCATTTAAGTCATAATCCAACTGATGATTATATCGGCTTTATGGTGAATGGCACACCGGGGATTAAAACCCATTTTGGGTTTTGGGTAGAGTATGTTACACTACATGCACTAAAAATGGTTTCGGGCAAAACAGCAGAGCCTTTATTTAAAGAACATGTTACCAATTATATCTATGGCCATCCTGAATCTTTCAAGGTTAAATTTATTCCGGCAAATCAACGTTTGGAAGGAAGAGTGGACATCAGGATGACCTTAGATACACCAGAAGATTTTGAAATTCTATCCCAGCTGTATGCCAGATTAACGAGCACATACGGTGCGGTTTTTGGAATAGCCCAGATAGTCGATTTCCTTGATACCCACGTAGGTTACAAGCAGAAGATGTCAGCCCAGATCGGGCAAAATTTAAAGTAA